A region from the Cervus elaphus chromosome 10, mCerEla1.1, whole genome shotgun sequence genome encodes:
- the CHP2 gene encoding calcineurin B homologous protein 2 isoform X2, which translates to MKPPVVRARPADPAALGPALHLPGSRVGGKERRGSGAWLPAKAAAFGPGATRRPRLGGGRGERRPGGSSAMGSRSSHAARIPDVDSIRRETGFSQASLLRLYHRFRALDRTGKGYLSRIDLQQIEALAVNPLGDRIIDSFFPDGSLRLDFPGFVRVLAHFRPVDEEEDGNRDPKEPEPLNSRMNKLRCPPTDGWGTSDRRAVGEHRRPHGAGS; encoded by the exons ATGAAACCTCCTGTTGTTCGCGCCCGCCCTGCTGACCCCGCCGCCCTGGGCCCGGCTTTGCATTTGCCCGGGTCGCGGGTGGGAGGCAAGGAACGCCGGGGTTCAGGAGCTTGGCTCCCCGCCAAGGCTGCGGCCTTCGGCCCCGGGGCCACGAGGCGGCCGCGCCTGGGCGGCGGGCGGGGAGAACGGCGGCCCGGCGGCAGCTCGGCCATGGGCTCCCGCAGCTCCCACGCCGCCAGGATCCCCGACGTGGACAGCATCCGGCGGGAGACCGGCT TCTCGCAGGCCAGTCTTCTCCGCCTCTACCACCGGTTCCGCGCGCTGGATAGGACCGGCAAGGGCTACCTGAG CCGCATTGATCTGCAGCAGATCGAGGCGCTGGCCGTGAACCCCCTGGGAGACCGCATTATAGACAGCTTTTTCCCAGACGG GAGTCTGCGACTGGACTTCCCAGGCTTCGTCAGAGTCCTGGCTCATTTTCGACCTGTGGATGAAGAGGAGGATGGAAACCGGGACCCCAAGGAACCCGAGCCCCTCAACAGCAGAATGAACAAACTTCGCT GTCCTCCGACTGATGGTTGGGGTACAAGTGACAGAAGAGCAGTTGGAGAGCATCGCCGACCGCACGGTGCAGGAAGCTGA
- the CHP2 gene encoding calcineurin B homologous protein 2 isoform X1, translating into MKPPVVRARPADPAALGPALHLPGSRVGGKERRGSGAWLPAKAAAFGPGATRRPRLGGGRGERRPGGSSAMGSRSSHAARIPDVDSIRRETGFSQASLLRLYHRFRALDRTGKGYLSRIDLQQIEALAVNPLGDRIIDSFFPDGSLRLDFPGFVRVLAHFRPVDEEEDGNRDPKEPEPLNSRMNKLRFAFQLYDLDRDGKISRHEMLQVLRLMVGVQVTEEQLESIADRTVQEADEDGDGAVSFLEFTKSLEKMNIEQKMSIRILK; encoded by the exons ATGAAACCTCCTGTTGTTCGCGCCCGCCCTGCTGACCCCGCCGCCCTGGGCCCGGCTTTGCATTTGCCCGGGTCGCGGGTGGGAGGCAAGGAACGCCGGGGTTCAGGAGCTTGGCTCCCCGCCAAGGCTGCGGCCTTCGGCCCCGGGGCCACGAGGCGGCCGCGCCTGGGCGGCGGGCGGGGAGAACGGCGGCCCGGCGGCAGCTCGGCCATGGGCTCCCGCAGCTCCCACGCCGCCAGGATCCCCGACGTGGACAGCATCCGGCGGGAGACCGGCT TCTCGCAGGCCAGTCTTCTCCGCCTCTACCACCGGTTCCGCGCGCTGGATAGGACCGGCAAGGGCTACCTGAG CCGCATTGATCTGCAGCAGATCGAGGCGCTGGCCGTGAACCCCCTGGGAGACCGCATTATAGACAGCTTTTTCCCAGACGG GAGTCTGCGACTGGACTTCCCAGGCTTCGTCAGAGTCCTGGCTCATTTTCGACCTGTGGATGAAGAGGAGGATGGAAACCGGGACCCCAAGGAACCCGAGCCCCTCAACAGCAGAATGAACAAACTTCGCT TTGCCTTTCAGCTCTATGACTTGGATCGAGATGGAAAGATCTCCAGGCATGAAATGCTGCAG GTCCTCCGACTGATGGTTGGGGTACAAGTGACAGAAGAGCAGTTGGAGAGCATCGCCGACCGCACGGTGCAGGAAGCTGATGAAGATGGGGATGGGGCTGTGTCCTTCCTGGAGTTCACCAAG tcctTAGAAAAGATGAACATCGAACAGAAAATGAGCATCCGGATTCTGAAGTGA